One genomic segment of Scylla paramamosain isolate STU-SP2022 chromosome 11, ASM3559412v1, whole genome shotgun sequence includes these proteins:
- the LOC135105246 gene encoding rho GTPase-activating protein 26-like isoform X21 produces MEQRHFVHASLDYVFLLQEVQERKKFEFVETLLSYMYSWLTFYHQGHEVFNDCNPYMRDLQVRVQRTRENFEATRAESVQLKNKMLEVRKTKSVDPGNMDKMYTRQGYLFLMEKKAFGTTWTKHYCLYQKENRVFTMIPYNQIQHKITSTETIVLRSCVRRMSDSIDKRFCFDLTAQDRPGVQYTLQALSEDDRKLWMDAMDGKEPMYAHPTGAPGAQEETCLDEAGQNFTSRAIAMLESRGLEDQGLYRLVGVSSKVTKLLQLGLDRRKADKLMLDDTAEWEVKTITSAIKQYFRNLPEPLMTYKLHSAFIAAAKQDQLFRRVHEIHSLVHKLPKTNFLVLKILIQHLVNVASKSEKNLMTVSNLGVCFGPTLLRPEEETVAAIMDIKFCNIVVEILIEHFEKIFSTQPESSSEGSRNAEGAASHASSSTTTTTTTTTVSRQTQQKTSSPPSSTRSSHNHHTSLSTSSSTITTTNATQSSKHPPVIQKVVTSFTTSEPQTVHFGMPSNQPGHIQRSDAMSQLKTQTTPSSGGYNNLSVPPPPSATHHWNNNNSASSLASGHNLHASLVSLGSSVGSSIALSSSYDTVPSRPARPPAPSNGQSRSMGGGALSFVNPLSADRNDGVQSTSSSSESLSSRSSRELPQPLPSSLSSSPQTSKRLHHSGAPPKLGANGPHRDYRVQQTNHYAYNSTWYVSLPDVRLGAAYPPTYRQHIETLYKRQSLEFLYSSMNSITGSQSTLLPPTSSSPPPPSSVATSNGTINFQPRRVRTLYACVGENESELSFEPNQVLTNVRPSQEPGWLVGTLNGRTGLVPENYVEDIEDKPPPPRLLSQRNTDV; encoded by the exons ATGGAACAGCGGCATTTCGTCCACGCCTCACTCGATTACGTCTTTCTGCTGCAGGAGGttcaggagagaaagaagtttGAGTTTGTTGAGACG TTGCTGAGTTACATGTACAGCTGGCTGACCTTCTACCACCAGGGCCACGAGGTTTTCAACGACTGCAATCCCTACATGCGTGACCTCCAAGTTCGAGTGCAGAGG ACCCGGGAGAACTTTGAGGCCACGCGGGCAGAGTCAGTACAGCTGAAGAACAAGATGCTGGAGGTGCGTAAGACG AAGTCAGTGGATCCTGGCAACATGGACAAGATGTACACCAGGCAAGGCTACCTCTTCCTTATGGAAAAGA AGGCATTTGGCACCACCTGGACCAAGCACTATTGCCTCTACCAGAAAGAGAACAGAGTGTTCACCATGATCCCATACAACCAGATCCAGCACAAGATT ACCTCAACGGAGACCATTGTGCTTCGCTCCTGTGTGCGACGAATGTCTGACAGCATAGATAAGAGATTCTGCTTTGACCTGACGGCGCAGGACCGGCCGGGCGTGCAGTACACTCTGCAGGCGCTGTCTGAGGATGATCGGAAGCTGTGGATGGATGCCATGGATGGGAAGGAGCCA ATGTATGCACACCCCACGGGAGCACCAGGCGCCCAGGAGGAGACGTGTCTGGATGAAGCCGGCCAGAACTTCACCTCCAGAGCAATAGCCATGTTGGAGAGCAGAG GGTTAGAGGACCAGGGTCTGTACCGGTTGGTTGGGGTGTCCAGCAAGGTGACCAAGCTTCTCCAGTTGGGTCTTGACCGTCGGAAAGCAGATAAGCTAATGCTGGATGACACTGCCGAGTGGGAAGTGAAGACCATCACCTCAGCCATCAAGCAGTACTTCCGCAACCTGCCAGAGCCACTCATGACCTACAAGCTGCACAGTGCCTTCATTGCTGCTGCCA AGCAAGACCAGCTCTTCCGCCGCGTCCACGAGATCCACAGTCTGGTCCACAAGCTGCCAAAGACAAACTTCTTGGTTCTCAAGATCCTCATTCAACATCTGGTGAA TGTGGCCAGCAAGAGTGAGAAGAACCTGATGACCGTGAGCAACCTTGGGGTGTGCTTTGGCCCAACCTTGCTGCGGCCTGAGGAGGAGACTGTTGCTGCCATTATGGACATCAAATTCTGCAATATTGTGGTGGAGATCCTCATTGAACACTTTGAGAAG ATATTCAGCACCCAGCCCGAGTCATCCTCAGAAGGGAGCAGGAATGCAGAGGGTGCAGCCTCTCATGCCtccagctccaccaccaccaccaccaccaccaccactgtcagcAGACAAACACAGCAAAAGACTTCCTCACCCCCATCCTCCACCCGGTCTTCCCATAACCATCACACTTCCTTGTCCACATCTTCttccactattaccaccaccaatgcCACCCAGAGCTCCAAGCATCCGCCAGTCATACAG AAGGTTGTGACATCCTTTACCACCAGTGAACCCCAAACAGTGCATTTTGGCATGCCTTCCAACCAGCCTGGCCACATACAACGCTCAGATGCCATGTCCCAACTGAAGACACAGACCACACCTTCTTCCGGAGGATACAACAACCTGtctgtccctccccctccctcagccACCCATCactggaacaacaacaactctgcaTCTAGTCTTGCCTCAG GGCACAACCTCCATGCATCGCTGGTGTCACTTGGTTCATCTGTGGGCAGCTCCATAGCCTTGAGTAGCTCATATGACACTGTTCCAAGCCGGCCAGCACGACCCCCAGCTCCCTCCAACGGTCAGTCCAGATCCATGGGGGGTGGTGCCCTCTCCTTTGTCAACCCTCTGTCTG CAGACCGGAACGATGGTGTCCAGAGCACAAGCAGCTCCAGTGAGTCCCTGTCATCCCGGTCATCCCGGGAGCTGCCCCAGCCACTCCCcagctccctctcctcctccccgcagACAAGTAAGAGGCTCCACCACAGTGGTGCGCCCCCCAAGCTGGGAGCTAATGGCCCTCATCGCGACTACCGTGTGCAGCAGACAAACCATTATGCGTATAACAGCA CTTGGTATGTTTCCCTTCCAGATGTGAGACTTGGAGCAGcatacccacccacctaccGCCAGCACATAGAGAC CCTGTACAAGAGGCAGTCTCTGGAGTTCCTCTACTCATCAAT GAACTCCATCACAGGGTCACAGTCCACCCTCTTGCCACCCACCAGCTCCTCACCGCCGCCACCTTCCTCTGTAGCCACCTCCAATGGAACAATCAATTTTCAACCCAG ACGAGTAAGAACCTTATATGCATGTGTTGGAGAGAACGAGTCTGAACTTTCCTTCGAGCCAAACCAAGTCCTGACCAACG TTCGACCCTCACAGGAGCCGGGGTGGCTAGTGGGCACACTCAATGGCCGGACAGGCCTCGTACCGGAGAATTATGTGGAAGATATTGAAGACAAGCCTCCACCGCCACGCCTCTTGTCCCAACGCAACACAGATGTTTAG